Proteins from a genomic interval of Rhodothermales bacterium:
- a CDS encoding Ig-like domain-containing protein, translated as MAGRLHLVALLAGMMAACAVPVPPTGGPPDDRPPEIVDTTPEDGTTSVRPERVRIRFDEFIDGRSAATAVTVTPEPDRPPEIRPGGRSLDVIFREPLRDNTTYIVTVDTGLRDAHGVALSAPVRVAFATGDRINQGRLAGTVVKALDGSPDAGLDIYAYLMPDSTAPATLPGPDRPPDYRTQTDDAGRFSFSYLQEAPYFVLGVRDANRNRFAEAGETLAWPPVPVVAAAPDSSVTAGTWYSARIDTTAPVLRRAAALTTARIELTFDSDVRLVDRDGSRWELLDTLTARTMPVLDAYQPHDEPRRVVLRTNPFVGNAWEIWADGAVADSAGNTGVIGPLTFPSSARADTAQLRFEGFRVDTLAVESGVQFLYPETQAELLFSFPPDDAALRRGVAVLDTSGQGIDWTWSTETGTAVALGLPPGAPHRIEVDLAAFAGPDSLASVTVQPSPSRLLGELAGTVDPSLDSAVVRGWLDTRPPHIVRPDSSGAFVLDRLPGGSVLRLDLFLDLDGNGRWSFGSLAPFRAPEPIGWLDESPPVRARWETVIPDTLRIDQ; from the coding sequence ATGGCGGGTAGGCTGCACCTCGTTGCCCTGCTGGCCGGCATGATGGCTGCCTGCGCGGTGCCGGTGCCGCCCACGGGGGGGCCGCCGGATGATCGACCTCCGGAAATCGTTGATACGACGCCTGAAGACGGCACGACCAGCGTTCGACCGGAGCGTGTGCGCATCCGGTTCGACGAATTCATTGACGGTCGCTCAGCCGCCACGGCCGTCACCGTGACGCCGGAGCCGGATCGCCCACCTGAGATCAGGCCGGGGGGGCGTTCCCTGGATGTGATCTTTCGCGAGCCTCTGCGCGACAACACCACTTACATCGTGACCGTCGACACGGGGCTGCGCGATGCGCACGGCGTCGCACTGAGCGCACCCGTGCGCGTGGCATTCGCCACCGGAGATCGCATCAACCAGGGGCGGCTTGCCGGTACGGTGGTCAAGGCCCTCGACGGATCGCCGGACGCGGGGCTGGACATCTACGCCTATTTGATGCCCGACAGCACGGCGCCAGCCACCCTGCCGGGTCCGGACCGCCCGCCCGACTACCGAACCCAGACCGACGATGCGGGACGCTTCTCCTTCTCCTACCTGCAGGAGGCCCCGTACTTTGTGCTGGGCGTTCGGGATGCAAACCGGAATCGATTTGCGGAGGCGGGAGAGACGCTGGCCTGGCCCCCTGTCCCGGTCGTCGCAGCCGCCCCCGACTCATCCGTCACGGCAGGCACCTGGTACTCCGCGCGCATCGACACCACCGCTCCGGTGCTACGCCGCGCCGCCGCCTTAACGACAGCCCGCATCGAGTTGACGTTCGATTCCGATGTGCGCCTCGTGGATCGGGACGGATCGCGCTGGGAACTCCTGGATACGCTGACCGCCCGCACCATGCCGGTCCTGGACGCCTATCAGCCGCATGACGAACCCCGTCGGGTGGTCCTGCGAACCAACCCCTTTGTAGGCAACGCCTGGGAAATCTGGGCAGACGGCGCGGTGGCCGACTCTGCCGGCAACACCGGAGTGATCGGACCCCTCACCTTCCCTTCCAGCGCTCGTGCCGACACGGCCCAGCTGCGCTTCGAAGGGTTCCGGGTAGACACCCTCGCCGTCGAATCAGGAGTTCAGTTCCTCTACCCGGAGACCCAGGCCGAACTGCTGTTTTCCTTCCCGCCGGACGATGCGGCCTTGCGCCGGGGTGTGGCCGTACTTGACACCAGCGGGCAAGGCATCGACTGGACCTGGAGTACCGAAACAGGCACGGCCGTCGCACTCGGGTTGCCACCCGGCGCTCCCCATCGCATTGAAGTGGACCTGGCCGCGTTTGCAGGCCCCGACTCGCTGGCCTCAGTGACCGTGCAGCCGTCCCCCTCGCGACTGCTTGGCGAACTCGCCGGAACCGTCGATCCGTCGCTGGACTCCGCCGTGGTGCGTGGCTGGCTGGATACACGGCCGCCGCACATTGTGAGGCCCGACTCCTCCGGCGCATTCGTGCTGGATCGGCTGCCGGGTGGCAGCGTGTTGCGCCTGGACCTTTTTCTGGACCTCGACGGCAACGGACGCTGGTCGTTCGGCAGCCTGGCACCGTTCCGCGCGCCGGAGCCCATCGGCTGGCTGGACGAAAGCCCGCCCGTGCGAGCCCGCTGGGAGACTGTTATTCCCGACACGCTGCGCATCGATCAATGA
- a CDS encoding RNA methyltransferase gives MKFDASSGERPLTSRRRSEYRSLVRAKGRRELGQYLIEGVRAVEAAVLGGAELVDVVVSASGDRVDRIRAMASCPVLSASTRDVEAIGDAKTSQGIVAAARIPAPATVPAGPVLVLDGVQDPGNVGTLIRTAAWFGVQAVICADGTADPWQPKVVRSSQGGLWDLAVVRSPDPVGLLAGRSMFIADMRGVPLSEWRPEPDAVLVLGSEAHGVSQAFREASAGSVHIAGRGTATESLNVSVAGGILMAAWLG, from the coding sequence TTGAAGTTTGATGCCAGTTCGGGTGAACGGCCGCTGACCAGCAGGCGACGCTCCGAGTATCGGAGTCTGGTGCGGGCCAAGGGGCGTCGCGAGTTGGGTCAGTACCTGATAGAAGGCGTGCGTGCGGTGGAGGCGGCTGTGCTTGGCGGTGCGGAACTGGTGGACGTGGTGGTGTCTGCGTCCGGAGATCGCGTGGACCGGATTCGGGCGATGGCGTCCTGCCCGGTCCTGAGCGCATCGACCCGGGATGTGGAGGCCATCGGCGATGCAAAGACGTCTCAGGGCATTGTGGCTGCGGCGCGCATTCCCGCCCCCGCCACCGTGCCGGCCGGGCCAGTACTGGTGCTGGACGGGGTACAGGACCCGGGCAACGTGGGTACCTTGATTCGCACCGCGGCATGGTTTGGCGTACAGGCCGTGATTTGTGCCGACGGCACGGCCGATCCGTGGCAGCCGAAAGTGGTGCGTTCCAGTCAGGGCGGTCTTTGGGACCTGGCCGTGGTTCGGTCCCCGGATCCGGTTGGGCTCCTGGCAGGCCGGAGCATGTTTATTGCGGATATGCGGGGCGTCCCGCTGTCGGAATGGCGCCCGGAACCCGATGCCGTGCTGGTGCTGGGTTCGGAGGCACACGGCGTGTCGCAGGCCTTCCGTGAGGCGAGTGCCGGGAGCGTGCACATCGCCGGTCGCGGCACCGCCACGGAGAGTCTGAACGTGTCGGTGGCGGGCGGCATCCTGATGGCCGCCTGGCTGGGCTGA
- a CDS encoding alanine dehydrogenase, whose product MEVPALQGLGVEHGLQTLEQRAKVGERHKSLRIGVPLEVSNEERRVALAPSGVSSLVSNGHQVYVQEAAGKQANFSDQEYAEAGGEIVREAGELYSNCGLIVKVGPPSDDECAHLQEKQILISALHLGGTSPEFLRCLMDLGITGIGFEFIRDQDGTLPIVRMMHEIMGSMAVQISARYLESGEGGKGVMLGGISGVPPSTVVILGAGVVGEWAARTALGFGAHVIVLDNDLSALRVMEHYLDRRITTAMATEGYIRHALERADVVIGAMMKAGQRSPVMITEEMVMRMPKGAVIVDAMMDQGGCCETSAPTTHSQPSFVKHGVIHYCIPNMPSNAARTATYALTNVLVPYLLKIGEAGTVHEALWRDVGLRNGTYVYRRHLTKKSLATMFGMPHRDIELLIASGI is encoded by the coding sequence ATGGAAGTGCCTGCATTGCAGGGCCTGGGTGTGGAGCACGGCCTCCAGACCCTGGAGCAGCGCGCCAAGGTGGGCGAACGGCATAAGAGCCTGCGCATCGGCGTACCGCTGGAGGTTTCCAATGAAGAGCGTCGTGTGGCTCTGGCCCCGTCCGGAGTCAGTTCGCTGGTGTCCAACGGCCACCAGGTCTACGTGCAGGAGGCCGCCGGCAAACAGGCCAACTTCTCAGACCAGGAATACGCGGAGGCCGGGGGCGAAATTGTGCGGGAAGCCGGTGAGCTGTACTCCAACTGCGGGCTCATCGTGAAGGTCGGCCCACCATCGGACGACGAATGTGCGCACCTGCAGGAGAAGCAGATTCTCATTTCTGCGCTGCACCTGGGAGGCACGTCTCCTGAATTCCTGCGATGCCTGATGGATCTCGGCATCACCGGGATCGGGTTCGAGTTCATCCGGGACCAGGACGGCACGCTGCCCATCGTTCGCATGATGCACGAAATCATGGGCTCCATGGCCGTGCAGATCTCGGCCCGCTATCTGGAGTCCGGCGAAGGCGGCAAGGGGGTCATGCTGGGCGGCATCTCCGGAGTGCCGCCGTCGACCGTGGTGATCCTGGGCGCCGGAGTGGTCGGTGAATGGGCCGCGCGCACGGCGCTGGGCTTCGGTGCGCACGTCATCGTGCTGGACAACGACCTGTCGGCACTACGGGTCATGGAGCACTATCTCGATCGGCGCATCACCACTGCCATGGCCACCGAGGGGTACATCCGCCACGCGCTGGAACGCGCCGATGTGGTGATCGGGGCCATGATGAAGGCCGGGCAGCGCTCGCCGGTCATGATCACCGAGGAGATGGTCATGCGCATGCCCAAGGGCGCGGTGATTGTTGATGCCATGATGGACCAGGGGGGCTGCTGCGAGACCAGCGCGCCCACGACCCACTCGCAGCCGAGCTTTGTGAAGCACGGTGTGATCCACTATTGCATCCCGAACATGCCGTCCAACGCAGCCCGCACGGCCACGTATGCGCTTACCAACGTGCTGGTGCCGTACCTGCTCAAGATCGGTGAGGCCGGCACGGTGCATGAGGCGCTCTGGCGGGATGTGGGTCTGCGCAACGGGACCTATGTCTATCGGCGTCACCTGACCAAGAAGAGTCTTGCCACGATGTTCGGCATGCCGCATCGCGACATCGAGCTCCTGATTGCATCGGGGATCTGA
- a CDS encoding Glu/Leu/Phe/Val dehydrogenase — translation MPFKRDVHSRSVYKEPAPIRDHENPFEAMVERFDVAAQILELDPGFYEYLITPTRVHITAIPVVMDSGRIKVFTGYRVIHNDILGPSKGGIRYAPDVTMDEVKALAAWMTWKCAVVNVPFGGGKGGVVCDPREMSVGELERLTRRYTSNLIDVFGPDKDIPAPDMNTNAQVMAWILDTYSMHAKRTENAVVTGKPIQLGGSLGRKEATGRGVMTTALAAMNKLGLRPSESTVAVQGFGNVGSVAAQLMAEQGCRVVAISDVSGGYYNADGIDISKALAYSESHGWSLEGFDGAETISNDELLALDVDVLAPCAKEDQITSRNADKVQAKVIAEGANGPTTPKADAILKDRGVLVVPDILANAGGVTVSYFEWVQDRQGYFWSLDRVNRRLDRMMRVAFDQVYDVSQKHDVTLRIGAYVDAIKKVADALKLRGIYA, via the coding sequence ATGCCTTTCAAGCGCGACGTTCATTCCCGGTCCGTGTACAAGGAGCCGGCACCCATCCGCGACCATGAGAATCCCTTCGAGGCCATGGTGGAGCGGTTCGATGTGGCCGCCCAGATCCTCGAACTGGATCCTGGCTTCTATGAGTACCTGATCACCCCGACCCGAGTGCACATCACGGCCATTCCCGTGGTGATGGACTCGGGACGCATCAAGGTGTTCACGGGTTATCGCGTGATCCACAACGACATCCTGGGGCCGTCCAAAGGCGGCATTCGCTACGCCCCTGACGTCACCATGGATGAGGTCAAGGCGCTCGCCGCGTGGATGACCTGGAAATGTGCGGTCGTCAACGTTCCGTTCGGTGGCGGCAAGGGCGGCGTAGTCTGCGACCCGCGGGAAATGAGCGTCGGCGAACTGGAACGTCTGACGCGTCGATACACCTCGAACCTGATTGACGTGTTCGGCCCGGACAAGGACATCCCTGCTCCGGACATGAACACCAACGCGCAGGTCATGGCGTGGATACTCGACACGTATTCCATGCACGCCAAACGCACCGAGAACGCGGTCGTTACCGGCAAGCCCATCCAGCTTGGTGGATCGCTTGGCCGCAAGGAGGCGACCGGCCGCGGCGTGATGACGACCGCGCTGGCGGCGATGAACAAGCTTGGTCTGCGGCCCTCCGAATCGACTGTGGCCGTGCAGGGCTTCGGCAACGTGGGTTCTGTCGCCGCGCAATTGATGGCGGAGCAGGGCTGCCGCGTCGTGGCCATTTCCGATGTTTCCGGCGGCTACTACAACGCGGACGGCATCGACATCAGCAAGGCACTGGCGTACTCGGAGTCGCACGGGTGGTCACTGGAAGGGTTCGATGGCGCGGAGACCATCTCGAATGACGAACTCCTGGCCCTGGATGTCGACGTGCTTGCCCCGTGCGCCAAGGAAGACCAGATCACCAGTCGCAACGCGGACAAGGTGCAGGCCAAGGTGATCGCCGAGGGCGCCAACGGTCCGACCACGCCCAAGGCAGACGCCATCCTCAAGGATCGAGGAGTGCTCGTGGTGCCCGACATTCTCGCCAACGCTGGTGGCGTGACCGTCTCGTACTTCGAGTGGGTCCAGGACCGCCAGGGCTACTTCTGGAGCCTGGACCGGGTAAATCGCCGCCTGGACCGCATGATGCGCGTGGCCTTTGATCAGGTCTACGACGTCAGCCAGAAGCATGACGTGACGCTGCGCATCGGCGCGTACGTGGACGCCATCAAGAAGGTGGCCGACGCGCTCAAACTGCGCGGTATCTACGCCTGA